A genomic stretch from Melospiza georgiana isolate bMelGeo1 chromosome 29, bMelGeo1.pri, whole genome shotgun sequence includes:
- the ZNF385A gene encoding LOW QUALITY PROTEIN: zinc finger protein 385A (The sequence of the model RefSeq protein was modified relative to this genomic sequence to represent the inferred CDS: deleted 1 base in 1 codon) — protein MEALPKAGLGALAKPRRPVIACSVCQIRFNSESQAAAHYQGNRHARRLKGLEAARARRGGDPGEPPEPPGPAAPPGGDPPERPGEQPPAPAAPGAPGPPSPPAPPPAGGAEPGGPREEEEEEEERAKAKRLLYCGLCKVAVNSLSQLEAHNKGTKHKTLLEARSGLGPIRAFPRGGGSGGAPPAEGPERSFHCQICNVRLNSELQLKQHISSRRHRDGVAGKPNPLLGRHKKPRSPPEMAPLPFPKELPKALAGGGLLPPPLALAAAAAAIAAPPLALRPPGPALLPAPPLAPALLRPAPGPLRAGHAPLLFTPY, from the exons atGGAGGCCCTGCCCaaggcggggctgggggctctggccAAGCCCCGGCGCCCGGTGATCGCCTGCAGCGTCTGCCAGATCCGCTTCAACTCCGAG agccaggcCGCCGCCCACTACCAGGGCAATCGCCACGCCCGCCGCCTCAAGGGCCTCGAGGCCGCCCGCGCCCGCCGGGGGGGGGACCCCGGGGAGCCCCCGGAGCCGCCCGGGCCCGCGGCCCCCCCGGGCGGGGACCCCCCCGAGCGCCCAG gggagcagccccccgcccccgccgcccccggagCCCCCGGGCCCCCCTCGCCCCCCGCCCCTCCCCCCGCGGGGGGGGCAGAGCCGGGGGGGccgcgggaggaggaggaggaggaggaggagagggcgAAGGCCAAGCGGCTGCTGTACTGCGGGCTCTGCAAGGTGGCCGTCAACTCCCTGAGCCAGCTGGAGGCACACAACAAag GCACCAAGCACAAGACCCTGCTCGAGGCCCGCTCGGGGCTGGGGCCCATCCGCGCCTTCCCGCGGggggggggctcggggggcgcCCCCCCGGCCGAGGGTCCCGAGCGCTCCTTCCACTGCCAGATCTGCAACGTGCGCCTCAACTCCGAGCTGCAGCTCAAACAG CACATCTCCAGCCGCCGGCACCGGGACGGGGTGGCCGGGAAGCCGAACCCGCTCCTGGGGCGCCACAAGAAACCGCGGAGCCCCCCCGAGATG GCGCCGCTGCCGTTCCCCAAGGAGCTGCCCAAGGCGCTGGCGGGGGGGGGGCTCCTCCCGCCCCCCCTGGCCCtcgcggccgccgccgccgccatcgcCGCC CCCCCCCTGGCGCTGCGCCCCCCCGGGCCCGCCCTGCTGCCCGCGCCCCCCCTGGCGCCCGCCCTGCTGCGCCCGGCGCCGGGACCGCTGAGAGCGGGGCACGCGCCGCTGCTGTTCACACCGTACTGA